A single genomic interval of Thermoplasmata archaeon harbors:
- a CDS encoding ABC transporter permease subunit, protein MANVGSARERDGKEGAEGRVGRSANRYEERGATGAGPFRAGGRAPAMSDNKKGGYGPLRTLSASLRKELLINIRNWKVLAYSLFLAALLLLGSYLPPDTFPYETAISQGPLVVLAALGCAFVFGVDAISREHERGTAPLLFGTPASRGVMLAAKALVPIIAWLLTLAALCAVYLTQGLGEQFAILWLARLLSATLLFFAGLSLLLLISAAVRGRGAPFAGLVAVLLIFFTSGYFPVEMAGGAMILSPGYHEYLTTVDLVDGALDSPLPAAALALEAAAFAALAGWFFRRSEVVR, encoded by the coding sequence TTGGCGAATGTTGGCTCGGCTAGGGAGCGGGATGGGAAGGAGGGGGCGGAGGGAAGGGTGGGAAGAAGTGCGAATCGTTACGAGGAGAGAGGAGCCACAGGTGCCGGTCCTTTCCGGGCCGGTGGGAGAGCTCCCGCCATGAGTGATAATAAAAAGGGCGGTTATGGCCCGCTCCGCACCCTCTCGGCTTCGCTGCGCAAGGAGCTTCTTATCAACATAAGGAACTGGAAGGTCCTTGCCTACTCCCTATTCCTCGCTGCCCTTCTCTTGCTCGGTTCGTACCTGCCCCCTGACACTTTTCCTTATGAGACGGCCATATCCCAGGGGCCTCTCGTGGTGCTCGCGGCGTTGGGCTGTGCTTTCGTCTTCGGGGTCGACGCAATTTCGAGGGAGCATGAGAGGGGTACGGCCCCGCTTCTCTTCGGAACGCCCGCGAGCCGGGGCGTTATGCTCGCCGCAAAGGCGCTCGTCCCCATCATCGCCTGGCTACTGACCCTTGCGGCGCTCTGTGCCGTCTATCTCACACAGGGGCTCGGGGAACAATTTGCGATTCTGTGGCTTGCGAGGCTGCTCTCCGCAACGTTGCTCTTCTTCGCGGGGCTCTCCCTCCTCCTCCTCATATCTGCCGCGGTAAGGGGACGCGGTGCGCCCTTCGCGGGACTGGTTGCGGTGCTTCTAATATTCTTCACATCGGGGTACTTCCCGGTCGAGATGGCAGGGGGGGCAATGATTCTGAGCCCGGGATACCACGAGTACCTCACCACGGTCGACTTGGTCGACGGCGCGCTCGATAGTCCCTTACCGGCGGCCGCGCTCGCGCTGGAGGCCGCGGCCTTTGCTGCACTGGCGGGGTGGTTCTTCAGGAGAAGCGAGGTGGTCAGATGA
- a CDS encoding ABC transporter ATP-binding protein codes for MEFERVSRYYDGFRALNNVTLNVGSGEVVVLVGPNGAGKSTLLKIAAGFLEPSSGAVRMGGKGLRPREARAITGYLPENAACYDELTARENMEYFCTLRGLPAREARRRTQELLELVGLQRERKLVREFSKGMRQRLCLALSLVGEPELVLWDEPSTGLDPLGRLLLRQIIGTLKERGASVLISSHDLREAALVADRVCLLHEGEVKFTGSMDGPALEKLFSEVVS; via the coding sequence ATGGAGTTCGAGCGAGTGAGCAGGTATTACGACGGCTTCCGGGCCCTAAACAATGTGACGCTCAATGTAGGTAGCGGGGAGGTCGTGGTTCTCGTCGGACCCAACGGCGCTGGTAAATCCACGCTCCTCAAAATCGCCGCAGGATTTCTGGAACCCTCGTCCGGCGCCGTCCGAATGGGAGGGAAGGGCCTCAGACCCAGAGAGGCCCGCGCTATTACGGGTTATCTTCCCGAGAACGCCGCATGCTATGACGAGCTCACCGCTCGCGAGAACATGGAGTACTTCTGCACCCTTCGTGGCCTCCCGGCCCGTGAGGCTAGGAGACGGACGCAGGAGCTGCTAGAGCTCGTCGGGCTTCAGAGGGAAAGGAAGCTCGTCAGGGAGTTCTCGAAGGGAATGAGGCAGAGGCTCTGCCTCGCGCTCTCCTTGGTCGGGGAGCCGGAGCTCGTGCTCTGGGACGAGCCCTCCACCGGCCTCGATCCTCTGGGCAGATTGCTCCTACGGCAAATCATCGGCACTCTCAAGGAGAGGGGGGCCTCGGTTCTGATATCCTCCCACGACCTCCGCGAGGCCGCTCTCGTGGCAGACCGGGTATGCCTGCTGCACGAGGGCGAGGTGAAGTTCACGGGAAGTATGGACGGACCCGCTCTAGAGAAGCTCTTCTCAGAGGTGGTGAGCTAA
- a CDS encoding PQQ-binding-like beta-propeller repeat protein yields MVKAGREKGKRMSVRSSGRAPVAITIVLLLALPILTPFPQARGAGGDPESVEVLFYFREEYYVWGKVRISGAADAVSVSYSAASDLDKVFQYDESGGQIFIEIGGLSPPPDSWVWCLLLWNISNSRWEPWERGARELLLRPGDAIAWCPSDLSPPVPDPLSKYPWPMFRSTSGRTGESLSPAPLSNLTQWTTDLSSPVDSTPCVADGKVFVLAGGRGRGPARLLCLDEYSGRLLWQKNLSASDRQYSSPAFHSGMVFFGLSDGRFLAVDALTGETAWEFRARSSEIGISSSPVVHKGHILIAAGDGYVYCLNATGTKRWERDTGAPVHLCSPAVRGGKVLIGNEAGRFLCLNLTDGDILWSAELGGRIRATPAISYEKSENYVFVSVLREELSIFSLYQFYIPDGTYQFNTSYPASISSPALLGGGLYIGTSAEFVGHHPDRNQRFWGLPFAPVDTSAAAARGYVYFGTSGGRGTMVCARTSGFLEWTFHSESPFFSSPVLADGRVFACTKDGQLYCLGRSPATRIEGFLQGPSRATEGSEVKLRLTLNNTGDLGTTISLWLTVDGARSSPREGPLELLPGDIKEVSLVWRAREGRHVLGVELNGTDAEVNTVTVEVTKAPRTCAIAAALAILLAFSAPLLLVRGGRGGIWKGKTLYCASRELFRNRGVVEE; encoded by the coding sequence GTGGTGAAGGCCGGGAGGGAGAAGGGAAAAAGGATGAGCGTCCGGTCATCTGGAAGGGCTCCGGTCGCCATTACCATCGTCCTGCTTCTAGCGCTGCCGATTCTCACGCCGTTCCCTCAGGCTAGGGGTGCGGGCGGCGACCCGGAGAGTGTCGAGGTGCTCTTTTATTTCAGAGAGGAATACTATGTGTGGGGGAAGGTTCGGATCTCCGGAGCTGCTGACGCCGTCTCCGTCTCCTACTCCGCAGCCTCGGACCTAGACAAGGTGTTCCAGTACGACGAGAGCGGCGGGCAGATTTTTATCGAGATAGGCGGTCTGAGCCCACCTCCCGATTCATGGGTCTGGTGCCTCTTGTTATGGAACATCTCCAACAGCCGCTGGGAGCCATGGGAGAGGGGCGCCAGAGAGCTGCTCCTGCGCCCCGGAGATGCGATCGCTTGGTGCCCTTCAGACCTGTCCCCTCCCGTTCCCGACCCGCTCTCGAAGTACCCCTGGCCGATGTTCCGTTCCACTTCTGGGAGGACGGGCGAGTCGCTCTCACCCGCTCCCCTCTCAAATCTGACCCAATGGACCACTGACCTTAGCTCGCCCGTGGACTCAACGCCTTGCGTGGCAGATGGAAAGGTCTTTGTGCTCGCTGGCGGGCGCGGCCGGGGACCGGCGAGGCTCCTCTGCCTCGATGAATATTCGGGGAGACTTCTCTGGCAAAAGAACCTGAGTGCGTCTGACAGGCAGTACTCCAGCCCAGCCTTCCACTCGGGAATGGTTTTTTTCGGTCTAAGCGATGGGCGGTTTCTGGCGGTTGATGCACTCACAGGGGAGACCGCGTGGGAGTTCAGAGCGCGCTCCTCGGAGATCGGAATCTCTTCCTCCCCGGTTGTGCACAAGGGCCATATCCTTATTGCGGCCGGAGACGGATACGTCTACTGCCTCAACGCTACAGGCACCAAGCGCTGGGAGAGGGACACGGGAGCCCCTGTTCATCTTTGCTCTCCGGCTGTCAGGGGCGGCAAGGTTCTTATCGGGAACGAGGCCGGAAGGTTCCTGTGCCTCAACCTCACCGACGGAGATATCTTGTGGTCGGCCGAACTTGGCGGGAGAATTCGCGCCACGCCAGCGATCTCATATGAGAAGTCCGAGAACTATGTCTTCGTCTCCGTTCTCCGAGAGGAGCTCTCCATCTTTAGCCTCTACCAGTTCTACATTCCCGACGGCACCTACCAGTTCAACACGAGCTATCCTGCCTCGATTTCCTCTCCAGCGCTTCTTGGCGGAGGCCTCTACATTGGAACATCGGCTGAGTTTGTCGGGCACCATCCCGACAGAAACCAGCGCTTCTGGGGCCTGCCATTCGCCCCCGTGGATACTTCGGCCGCGGCCGCTCGTGGCTATGTATACTTCGGTACGAGCGGCGGTAGGGGTACCATGGTGTGTGCTCGGACCAGTGGTTTCTTGGAATGGACCTTCCATTCGGAATCGCCATTCTTCTCCTCACCCGTTCTCGCGGATGGGAGAGTCTTTGCCTGCACCAAGGATGGCCAGCTGTACTGTTTGGGAAGGTCACCGGCAACCAGAATCGAGGGCTTCTTGCAGGGGCCATCAAGGGCGACGGAAGGCTCGGAAGTGAAGCTGAGACTTACCCTGAACAACACAGGCGACCTCGGCACCACCATCAGCCTCTGGCTCACCGTGGACGGCGCCCGGAGCTCCCCTAGGGAGGGGCCGCTCGAGCTCCTGCCAGGGGACATTAAAGAGGTGTCTCTTGTCTGGAGGGCGCGTGAGGGAAGGCACGTCCTGGGAGTCGAACTTAATGGGACCGACGCGGAGGTCAACACGGTCACAGTAGAGGTGACGAAGGCACCCAGGACCTGTGCCATCGCGGCCGCGCTTGCAATACTTTTGGCGTTCTCCGCGCCGCTTCTACTCGTCCGCGGCGGGCGCGGGGGGATATGGAAGGGAAAGACCCTGTACTGTGCGTCAAGAGAGTTATTTAGAAATCGAGGGGTGGTGGAAGAATGA
- a CDS encoding MBL fold metallo-hydrolase — protein sequence MALSFRFLGGANEVGSAALELTLDGARFLCDYGYAPSRPPRFPREPALEPDLVLISHAHMDHAGLVPSLPARTGAPILATLPTKAMSELLCYDGLKVARNEGYTLPYGSSDIERVQENFDIAGFGSNRDVNGVEVRLRPAGHIPGAAMFELEGSRKVLFTGDINTSDTHLVRGTRPRRCDILFMESTYAGREHPDRKETEKRFLERVEEVVERGGKALIPVFAVGRTQEVLMMLLRLRVNIWLDGMGQKVNRILLEQPGFLRDPELLRKADKRVRYVRGEHLRAAAARSEVVVTTGGMLEGGPILEYLRLLKRDRRSAVFITGYQVEGTNGRLLLEKGRIDLGEGPEEIEPGVEFYDFSAHCGHSELIEFAKGCGPEKVVLFHGDSREKLAAELEKEFEVLLPRNMEQVRLS from the coding sequence ATGGCCCTGAGCTTTCGATTCCTGGGCGGTGCGAACGAGGTCGGCAGCGCAGCCCTCGAGCTCACACTGGATGGAGCGCGCTTCCTGTGCGACTATGGCTACGCGCCTAGCCGTCCCCCACGGTTCCCGCGTGAACCAGCGCTAGAGCCAGACCTGGTGCTCATCAGCCATGCTCATATGGACCACGCCGGTCTCGTGCCCTCGCTCCCCGCACGCACGGGCGCCCCTATCCTTGCCACTCTGCCCACAAAGGCGATGTCAGAGCTCCTTTGCTACGACGGCCTGAAGGTGGCGAGGAATGAGGGGTACACCCTGCCCTACGGCTCCTCCGATATCGAGCGGGTTCAGGAGAACTTCGATATCGCCGGCTTCGGTAGCAACCGGGATGTCAACGGGGTCGAGGTCAGGCTCCGTCCCGCAGGCCACATACCTGGCGCCGCAATGTTTGAGCTCGAAGGGAGCAGGAAAGTTCTCTTCACTGGAGACATCAACACTTCAGACACTCATCTCGTCCGCGGGACGCGGCCCCGCAGATGCGACATTCTTTTCATGGAAAGCACATACGCGGGCAGGGAGCATCCAGACAGGAAAGAGACAGAGAAGAGGTTTCTCGAAAGGGTGGAAGAGGTCGTGGAGCGCGGCGGTAAAGCTCTCATTCCCGTTTTCGCGGTCGGCCGCACGCAGGAGGTCCTGATGATGCTGCTCCGCCTCCGCGTCAACATCTGGCTCGACGGCATGGGCCAGAAGGTCAACCGCATCCTGCTGGAGCAGCCCGGGTTTCTCAGGGACCCAGAACTCCTCCGTAAGGCTGACAAGAGAGTGAGATACGTCAGGGGTGAGCATCTCAGGGCCGCAGCGGCGCGGAGCGAGGTCGTGGTCACAACCGGAGGGATGCTAGAGGGCGGGCCAATCCTCGAGTATCTGAGGCTCCTCAAGCGCGATAGGAGGAGTGCGGTCTTTATCACCGGATATCAGGTCGAGGGCACCAATGGTCGCCTCCTGCTCGAGAAGGGCAGAATCGACCTCGGGGAGGGTCCGGAGGAAATAGAGCCAGGGGTCGAGTTCTACGACTTCTCTGCCCATTGCGGGCACTCCGAGCTCATCGAATTCGCTAAGGGCTGCGGCCCAGAGAAGGTCGTTCTGTTCCACGGGGACAGCCGGGAGAAGCTGGCCGCAGAGCTGGAGAAAGAATTCGAGGTCCTCCTTCCCCGTAACATGGAGCAGGTGCGGTTGAGCTGA